In Vespa velutina chromosome 1, iVesVel2.1, whole genome shotgun sequence, the following proteins share a genomic window:
- the LOC124952368 gene encoding centrosome-associated protein 350-like isoform X3 has translation MSNNCKKEDIGLKKKYVFFNDPDIIVKRAESLVNTQLRSHLGLKKQQVDDSKVDLKEKTNDIAQLDFKNVENLLSFHPVQPYPFTFISAVKRKLSLGDHPDTQKKLYDSGNRTEAEVYSRELKFSSNHNLYQAMQNMAFREPLKVPDLKMSTKTLDYSSKDNPSSKDVAGIKLAVSSNDFVPERSEKTSRERVQRKLDFSEGPSVVACENIEPLKAPNVSIASSFSKKKEHVRESSREKENRSKRIRKDDSLYTKSDEILYSSSDFSKRSKSPRHVSRKDITDNTSGSISVGRIKTDRLPLFLPRESDFVLTKPKTKNFATSTTRKDNDKKHRCSNVQSAKLRDTSLECKNKTGGNESHSQKNIIKDTTRSMVFDNIEYKCKEDLQPLKQTDEHKYKSDNKQVKQQNKVLNQSFNKQQGGIGFKEHNKRIYDKTKTSINRIEGKHYVTYSDTSGDIEIVSDSNTSLKKRSSTCSAVFTQQSQSKDIDKSQTMQSLHSKKSGKDNENSNYIENSSLECTDVSSNKNEPFSQDINLSNKLQSSNNDLTDLNESLLPEALLDPRRISFRDENYTQEEFRDLITPDMNLIFRSKRKKQMAQSNNDTNVDCGKASKYKTTAKPETMQHGIQLLHPTALHMQFQAELHLLDSMNESLRQVMDVEKSFYNVKNEQEKELIQKQSQVTDELILHLDDIGKSGTIDKENTDKGIEKVVTDKRMTNKIDEASFIDEQQSFMKKEETDEQNNNLRKRTKSVIEVAEVQTQTVNDIGTQTDIYPGRRNLSNRFLEIHENAHGQELSLEDCEIPLLSLGSRDQFEDLDQLEDLSLPSKVRTMSEISLHETTSSIKTETGTEISISTRDVTCSFNKYLDLEIAQLIKDEKQRYDKIEMLFKSREKTLHDRTKKLVKLEEQKRALRDTGQDSRISSVKKKQRALLLKLQQEKDEMNRLKELHKIASQERKLMLQKQRNMFNPQMSTKNILTKLKRSADSQSPRRLSGPMKGYDIRSNSSMSSLVDSDKSQHDKSQIDPKIQLTENDLQFQKVGLSSAEKIANLVDESNISLLKYDKLNDTMEDLKSQNKYILNSQKGSNNKLKYELRSRKFEEKMPKADIIKLRSHQLDVESKLMQGHCVNVAGHVHEKQKTISLQSLQDLDNTITEYIKSESDTLVDELSKKSKSSQVDFRSVISSKDKEPFSRDTAVNTETIQEQITSIDQDALSKTSKSSQVSEDTFQTHSRNSTKTDKSISSDKEITKKFQQNSEFKASTKRKNSKCQRTRSSSTILTENILRSKSSSQIEEFTKHHNKRTKIENEFIQSDRNDEGSILDELDLSTDQTINQNAIEVLIRQSNAMKDKNSKLFADIIDESKENISVQNVFERSLENYNENNYPSKDKGKSTQNCGDISARSQLGTFAISNHNSVDNEKEYTRSIVIRSQNHDYKTSKKLEQILNAREAALVSRRNCVEEWMAWDARLRAEEERVARMEQAAYKLVTATSALSHQDSTLSSDTSDVEGRIELLTEKLAERRIEMSRLKKEARKQTKQKLKALEANLLNQIKKYDTTIHEMRKKLESRKEAVKDSDKLAIESKSLAEFKVPDIPLKRIQEIYKNSDLLRSRSESDLLSTKIQQKGIVKNIQALIYESKCEGTNFSKSSQIIKRDNVLESSNAKKQDIHYNVQSIFADLKDTEYEKLRSISMSSTSDDDQGDKATHYNTTFHSSGTQTNHTLVSVPEQFTVAISSDNNSKDIPSEVSVVNTDTDILTASELKPSKSNRSDQLTITEPKSDLIDVEQVPLKSLMSQSNTIETSKTENLKLISNKSESYIIQNSNKELSSTNNDSGTLTYSKKLHFLQLNNKNLNEDINCLENELKALSEMMSRISSLSTEKHDNEEKSTLKDISEVFSKSELIDNNTSISNKDINKTIHSDITETEIPIKTDINSDISSYSGSILKLKSGSESTDLVKNVSHVMSELIPEGETLFSESNQEIDYKAESKKILNEIEKSIISEHAKILEGDANSSSIPLETSTQKIQKLNKDFPYYLSTSVTENKSESPIPIEDNKNLERAKNTSESSLNKKIIDEQHVADESQFLMEESYGEKLSENVETISTNISEQCSIYEDDSSKKDNDVMINKSILHFEDISQFKNTDDTLQIENVSSSENNEIHLSSRDFSNGEEINTGQYYNSNNKDEENIISQNANTLSVNLNKRDFNVEENESEVISTEKMSVDKDDWTISDSFNICNDEVENEWEKADNHEVESQIHVSSENKNISQVEKVAVIHDFTENLSVTIEDESMLLPRAESTNIDPLNLKINETDNEKTTDELDDILDIIARENDKEYDNEGRQYIRRGNKTDENLDNIKSIKASILEKENENNESNEINIQTKIILDADNMDLTIDSPFPSITCDSSLDDKLQIHKFSTSDNNKNNITPLYMEYNKNHINGINDALDVPSNKLDDVSVINIKLNVEIEEKDIVQKEMVQSQEIIINKLDSESKGDIFPQLEISTKIELSHEELIDKSITHGDNKESHVIYLPVTEEESTHPIGMKEVGYLESLPEPDSSDGEQLDNLIEVAESGLDVIEKHPESSEIHSNKGDNLSDNKEDDIEINDVRENENLPIDDCQSTEKHNKATTNATDIIIKVPFEILRDPEYEDISEESLEVSEILDKTESQKTQGLQKGTTVSENYQAVHKTEVLRILDEITQKSLPELVKTSQEDKKDVQTVETISAKALIHTSSLVNENQIIQIDQSIDQNIEIIKDTVSDNSKLTEIETEEVSTELNDLLSQSDGKRVKTITDVEQSAIQKHEDVSSDSSEGGDTPAGVSEIEIDSPRDLSNSRLNIDALDDDLLSNTNMGKQDESKTDFHATAIVTTSEKDIEAMIDKIKASLKQPGLEVADLEAKLLRIQQLQIELEIKKLEAEEVYYVREIPNKPPPPYTPPGDNRISIAIASPSPPPAVIPSNIEELTAFTEKATALIYKAKQSGQDIMNLEAPPEICELTKESNEIAKKDRKIYNTFLFDLCKENISEVYQAEYEKPGPSWTKPNVKTKPAIKIPKTVEELHEYVSKEVATLFGFKTKLQRENMVMRWSRKRRDRVDELLAREAQAEEDEWTKFHHDELAVKNGLTVAILETLIMETTSVVKVAHAKKRKRCLLLLTKYYTRNENNNDNDNAIITIIMAIVQMTRMIVMMMMMMMMMMMMTMTTTVKCY, from the exons atgagtaataattgtaaaaaagaagacataggccttaaaaaaaaatatgtcttCTTTAACGACccagatattattgttaagcGTGCAGAGAGTTTGGTtaat aCACAACTTAGATCACATCTTGGATTAAAGAAACAGCAAGTAGATGATAGTAAGGtagatttgaaagaaaagaccAATGATATAGCACAGcttgattttaaaaatgtagaaaatttgTTGTCTTTTCATCCTGTACAACCATATCCGTTTACATTTATTAGTGCAGTAAAACGAAAACTCTCTCTTGGTGATCATCCCGATACgcagaaaaaattatatgactCTGGTAATAGAACAGAAGCTGAAGTATATTCGAGGGAATTAAAATTTAGCagtaatcataatttatatcaagCAATGCAAAATATGGCTTTTAGAGAGCCATTAAAAGTACCAGATTTAAAAATGTCTACGAAGACATTAGATTATTCTTCTAAAGACAATCCTAGCTCAAAAGATGTTGCTGGAATAAAATTGGCTGTATCTTCTAATGATTTTGTGCCTGAAAGATCGGAAAAAacatcgagagaaagagtacaAAGGAAATTAGATTTTTCTGAGGGGCCATCCGTAGTTGCTTGTGAAAATATCGAACCTTTAAAAGCACCAAATGTTTCAATAGCATCTAGTTTctctaaaaagaaagagcacGTTAGAGAAAGTTctagggaaaaggaaaatagatcaaaaagaataagaaaggatGATTCTTTGTATACAAAAAGTGATGAAATATTGTATTCTTCATCGGATTTTAGTAAAAGATCTAAAAGTCCAAGACACGTTTCCAGAAAGGATATTACAGACAATACAAGTGGTTCTATATCGGTAGGGAGAATTAAAACTGATCGTTTGCCTTTATTTTTACCAAGGGAAAGTGATTTTGTATTGACAAAgccaaaaacaaaaaattttgcaaCTTCTACGACTAGAaaggataatgataaaaaacatAGGTGTTCCAATGTACAATCTGCGAAATTAAGAGACACTTCTTTAGAATGTAAAAATAAGACGGGTGGTAATGAATCGCAttctcaaaaaaatattataaaagatacgACTAGAAGTATGGTATtcgataatatagaatataaatgcAAAGAAGATTTGCAACCATTGAAACAAACTGATGAGCACAAATATAAATCGGATAATAAACAAGttaaacaacaaaataaagtGTTAAATCAGTCTTTTAACAAACAACAAGGAGGTATAGGATTTAAAGAGCATAATAAGagaatatatgataaaactAAGACATCTATAAATAGAATTGAAGGAAAACATTATGTTACATATTCAGATACTTCTGGTGATATTGAGATTGTATCTGACTCCAATACCAGTTTAAAAAAACGTAGCAGCACCTGCTCCGCAGTTTTTACTCAACAGTCGCAGAGTAAAGATATTGATAAATCTCAAACAATGCAAAGCTTACATTCTAAGAAATCAGGGAAAGATAATGAGAattcaaattatattgaaaattcttctttaGAATGTACAGACGTAAgcagtaataaaaatgaacctTTTTCtcaagatattaatttatctaataaacTTCAAAgtagtaataatgatttaactGATTTGAATGAAAGCTTATTACCAGAAGCCTTGTTAGATCCAAGAAGGATATCTTTTAGAGATGAAAATTATACGCAAGAGGAGTTTCGCGATTTAATTACACCCGATATGAATctaatatttcgatcgaaaagaaaaaaacaaatggcACAGAGTAATAATGATACCAATGTTGATTGTGGAAAAGCttcgaaatataaaacaacTGCGAAACCAGAAACAATGCAACATGGAATACAGCTT cTTCATCCGACAGCTTTGCATATGCAGTTTCAAGCAGAGTTACATCTATTAGACTCAATGAATGAATCACTTAGGCAAGTTATGGATGTGgagaaaagtttttataatgtaaaaaatgaacaagaaaaggaattaATACAGAAACAAAGTCAGGTCACTGATGAATTGATATTACACTTGGACGATATAGGAAAAAGTGGTACAATAGATAAGGAAAATACGGACAaag GGATAGAAAAAGTTGTTACTGACAAACGAATGACGAATAAAATTGATGAAGCTTCTTTCATTGATGAACAACAATCGTTCatgaagaaagaggaaacagATGAACAGAACAATAATTTAAGGAAAAGAACTAAATCGGTCATTGAAGTAGCAGAAGTTCAGACTCAAACAGTTAATGATATTGGAACTCAAACCGACATATATCCAGGACGACGTAATTTATCTAATAGATTTTTGGAAATTCATGAAAATGCACATGGACAGGAATTATCTTTAGAAGATTGTGAAATTCCATTACTTTCTTTAGGCTCTAGAGATCAATTTGAAGATTTGGATCAGCTAGAAGATCTTTCATTGCCTAGTAAAGTAAGAACAATGTCGGAGATCAGTTTACATGAAACTACATCTTCTATAAAAACAGAAACTGGTACAGAAATTAGTATTTCTACGAGAGATGTAACTTGttcttttaacaaatatttagaTTTAGAG ATAGCTCAATTGATAAAAGATGAGAAACAAAGATATGACAAGATAGAAATGTTGTTCAAGTCGCGTGAAAAAACATTACACGATAGGACAAAGAAATTAGTGAAATTGGAAGAGCAAAAAAGAGCATTGAGAGATACTGGCCAAGATAGTCGTATTAGTTCGGTTAAGAAGAAGCAAAGGgccttattattaaaattacaacaGGAGAAAGATGAGATGAATAG ATTGAAAGAACTTCATAAAATTGCGAGCCAAGAGCGTAAATTAATGTTACAAAAGCAAAGGAACATGTTTAATCCTCAAATGtctacgaaaaatattttaacgaaattaaaaagaagtgCTGATAGTCAATCTCCACGTAGATTATCTGGCCCAATGAAAGGCTACGATATACGGAGTAACAGTTCAATGAGTTCTTTAGTAGACTCTGATAAATCTCAACATGATAAATCACAAATAGACCCGAAAATACAATTGACGGAGAATGATTTGCAATTTCAGAAAGTGGGTTTATCAAGTGCTGAAAAAATTGCAAACTTAGTGGACGAatctaatatttcattattaaaatatgataaattaaacgaCACCATGGAAGATTTAAAATcacaaaacaaatatattcttaattctcagaagggtagtaataataaattaaagtacGAGTTGAGATCTCGTaagtttgaagaaaaaatgcCTAAAgcagatattataaaattgagatCCCATCAGCTTGATGTCGAATCGAAATTAATGCAAGGACATTGTGTGAATGTAGCTGGGCATGTACATGAGAAACAAAAGACTATTAGTTTACAATCATTACAAGATTTAGATAATACAATTACAGAATATATTAAGTCAGAATCTGATACTTTAGTAGacgaattatcaaaaaaatctAAGTCATCGCAAGTTGACTTTCGAAGTGTGATATCGTCAAAAGATAAAGAACCATTTTCCAGGGATACAGCGGTAAATACTGAAACGATACAAGAACAAATAACTTCCATCGATCAAGATGCTTTGTCAAAGACATCAAAGTCTTCTCAAGTTTCCGAAGATACCTTTCAAACTCATTCAAGAAATTCAACTAAAACGGATAAATCAATTTCTAGtgataaagaaattacaaaaaaatttcaacaaaattCCGAATTTAAAGCAAGCACTAAACGGAAAAATTCTAAATGTCAAAGAACAAGATCATCATCTACCATATTAAcggaaaatatattaagatcAAAATCAAGTTCTCAAATAGAAGAATTTACAAAACACCATAACAAACgtacaaaaatagaaaatgaattcaTTCAATCGGATAGAAATGACGAAGGTTCTATTTTAGATGAGCTTGATCTTAGTACTGATCAGACTATTAATCAGAATGCTATTGAAGTTTTAATCAGGCAATCAAATGCTATGAAAGACAAAAATTCCAAATTATTTGCTGATATAATAGatgaaagcaaagaaaatatttcggtACAAAATGTTTTTGAAAGAAgtcttgaaaattataatgaaaacaattatCCTTCCAAGGATAAAGGAAAGAGTACACAAAATTGTGGTGATATATCTGCTAGATCTCAGCTTGGTACATTTGCTATTTCAAATCATAATTCTGTAGATAATGAGAAAGAGTATACTAGATCAATAGTTATCAGATCACAGAATCATGATTATAAAACTTCAAAAAAGCTCGAACA AATTTTAAATGCACGAGAAGCAGCACTTGTATCGCGTAGAAATTGTGTAGAAGAGTGGATGGCATGGGATGCACGATTAAGAGCAGAAGAAGAACGTGTTGCACGGATGGAACAAGCTGCATATAAACTTGTCACTGCAACTTCTGCTTTATCTCATCAag attctaCACTCTCATCTGATACAAGTGATGTGGAAGGAAGAATAGAATTATTAACAGAAAAATTAGCGGAGCGTAGAATAGAAATGTcacgtttaaaaaaagaagctagGAAGCAAACGAAACAAAAGCTAAAAGCATTAGAAGCAAATttgttaaatcaaattaag aaATATGATACGACTATTCATGAAATGCGAAAGAAATTGGAGTCTAGAAAGGAAGCTGTGAAGGATAGTGACAAATTGGCTATAGAGTCTAAATCATTGGCAGAATTTAAAGTACCTGATATTCCGCTTAAGAGAAtacaagaaatttataaaaatagtgATCTGTTACGTTCGAGATCAGAATCTGACTTATTATCAACAAAAATTCAACAAAAAGgcattgttaaaaatattcaagctTTGATATATGAAAGTAAATGTGAAggaacaaatttttcaaagtcatcgcaaataattaaaagggACAATGTGCTGGAATCATCAAATGCTAAAAAACAAGATATTCATTATAACGTTCAGTCCATATTTGCAGATTTGAAAGATACAGAATATGAAAAACTCAGGTCTATTTCAATGTCATCAACTTCTGATGATGATCAAGGCGATAAAGCTACACATTATAATACCACATTTCATTCTAGTGGAACTCAAACTAATCACACGCTTGTTTCCGTACCAGAACAATTTACAGTTGCAATATCATCTGACAATAATTCAAAAGATATTCCAAGTGAAGTTAGCGTAGTAAATACTGATACAGATATTCTTACAGCATCTGAATTAAAACCATCAAAGAGTAATAGGAGCGATCAACTTACAATAACAGAACCAAAATCAGATTTAATTGATGTTGAACAAGTGCCTTTAAAAAGTCTTATGTCACAGTCCAACACAATAGAAACATCAAAAACAGAGAATTTAAAgcttatttcaaataaatcagaatcatatattattcaaaaCTCCAATAAGGAACTTTCGTctactaataacgatagtgGAACGCTTACTTATTCTAAAAAATTACACTTTTTAcaactaaataataaaaatctaaatgaagatattaattGCCTTGAAAATGAGCTTAAAGCTCTGTCAGAAATGATGTCACGAATTAGTAGTTTATCCACCGAAAAGcatgataatgaagaaaaaagtaccTTAAAAGATATATCAGAGGTGTTTTCAAAATCTGAGCTGATTGACAATAACACATCAATttctaataaagatataaataaaaccatTCATTCGGATATTACAGAAACAGAAATTCCCATTAAAACCGATATTAATTCTGATATCTCAAGTTATTCAGGAAGCATTTTGAAGTTGAAATCGGGCAGTGAGTCTACAGATTTAGTGAAAAATGTAAGTCACGTTATGTCTGAATTAATTCCAGAAGGGGAAACATTATTTTCAGAATCAAATCAAGAAATAGATTATAAAGCGGAAAGTAAgaagatattaaatgaaatcgaaaaatcaattatatccGAACATGCAAAAATACTTGAAGGTGATGCTAATTCTTCAAGTATACCATTGGAAACAAGTACgcaaaagatacaaaaattaaacaaagattttccatattatttatctacttCAGTTACTGAGAACAAATCAGAATCACCGATACCCATagaggataataaaaatcttgaaCGAGCAAAGAATACGTCTGAATCatctttgaataaaaaaataattgatgaaCAGCATGTAGCAGATGAATCTCAATTTTTAATGGAGGAATCATATGGGGAAAAATTGTCTGAAAATGTAGAAACTATTTCGACGAATATATCGGAACAATGTTCGATATATGAGGACGATAGTTCGAAAAAAGACAATGACGTAATGATTAACAAAAGTATATTACATTTCGAAGATATTTcacaatttaaaaatactgACGATACTTTGCAAATTGAAAATGTATCTTCttctgaaaataatgaaatacattTGTCTTCAAGAGACTTTTCTAAtggagaagaaataaatacgggtcaatattataattctaataataaagatgaagagaatATAATTTCACAAAATGCAAATACATTGTccgtaaatttaaataaacgtgACTTCAATgtagaagaaaatgaatcaGAAGTTATTTCCACTGAAAAAATGTCTGTAGATAAAGACGACTGGACTATATCtgattcatttaatatttgcaATGACGAAGTAGAGAATGAATGGGAAAAAGCAGATAATCATGAAGTAGAATCACAGATTCACGTTAgttcagaaaataaaaatatatcgcaAGTAGAAAAAGTTGCTGTCATTCATGATTTTACAGAAAATTTATCGGTTACTATAGAAGATGAGTCTATGCTTTTACCGAGGGCAGAATCTACAAATATTGATCCTCTTAATTTAAAGATTAATGAAACGGACAATGAAAAAACTACTGATGAGCTTGATGacatattagatataatagccagagaaaatgataaagagtATGATAATGAAGGTAGGCAATATATAAGAAGAGGTAATAAAACCGATGAAAATTTGGacaatataaaatctattaaagCATCTAtcttggagaaagaaaatgaaaacaatgaatcaaatgaaattaatattcaaacaAAGATCATCTTAGATGCAGATAATATGGATCTTACAATAGACAGTCCATTTCCGTCTATTACATGCGATTCTTCGCTCGATGATAAATTACAAATCCACAAATTCTCAacaagtgataataataaaaataatattactccATTATATATggaatacaataaaaatcatattaatggAATTAATGACGCATTAGATGTTCCATCCAATAAATTAGATGATGTGTCcgtgataaatataaaattaaacgtagaaatagaagaaaaagatattgtcCAAAAAGAAATGGTTCAGTctcaagaaataataataaacaagcTGGATTCAGAATCTAAAGGAGATATATTCCCGCAATTAGAAATTAGCACTAAGATCGAATTATCCCATGAAGAACTAATTGATAAAAGTATTACCCACGGTGATAATAAGGAATCTCATGTAATTTATCTCCCTGTTACGGAAGAAGAAAGTACACATCCAATAGGAATGAAGGAAGTAGGATATTTGGAATCATTACCAGAACCAGATAGTTCTGATGGTGAACAActtgataatttaattgaagtAGCGGAAAGTGGATTAGATGTAATAGAAAAGCATCCTGAATCATCAGAAATACATTCTAACAAGGGTGATAATTTATCagataataaagaagacgatattgaaataaatgatgtacgtgaaaatgaaaatcttcCGATTGATGATTGTCAATCTACAGAGAAACATAATAAAGCTACAACGAATGCTaccgatattataattaaagtaccatttgaaatattaagagATCCCGAATATGAAGATATCTCTGAGGAAAGCCTTGAAGTATCGGAAATTCTTGATAAAACGGAAAGTCAAAAAACGCAAGGTTTACAAAAAGGAACGACCGTGTCAGAAAATTATCAAGCGGTACATAAAACTGAAGTATTAAGGATATTGGATGAAATTACACAAAAATCATTGCCGGAGTTGGTGAAAACTTCacaagaagacaaaaaagatgTGCAAACAGTTGAAACAATATCCGCTAAAGCGTTAATTCATACATCCTCGTTAGTTaatgaaaatcaaataatacaaatagatCAATCAATTGATCAAAATATTGAGATTATAAAGGATACGGTATCAGATAATTCCAAATTGACAGAAATTGAAACTGAAGAAGTTTCCACAGAACTGAATGATCTATTATCACAGTCAGACGGGAAACGCGTTAAAACGATAACTGACGTAGAACAGAGCGCTATACAAAAACATGAAGATGTATCGTCTGATTCTAGCGAGGGTGGTGATACACCTGCAGGTGTATCAGAGATCGAAATAGACTCTCCAAGAGATTTAAGTAACTCCAGATTGAATATCGATGCCTTGGACGATGATCTACTTAGTAATACGAATATGGGAAAACAGGATGAATCAAAAACGGATTTTCATGCAACGGCTATTGTTACGACGTCGGAAAAAGATATCGAAGCtatgatcgataaaataaaag CTTCGTTGAAGCAGCCTGGCTTAGAAGTTGCCGATTTGGAAGCTAAGCTACTTCGTATACAACAACTTCAAATTGAATTAgag aTCAAAAAATTGGAAGCCGAAGAAGTATACTACGTTAGAGAAATACCAAATAAACCTCCACCGCCGTATACACCTCCAGGAGATAATCGAATTTCTATAGCTATTGCCTCACCTTCTCCGCCTCCTGCAGTAATACCTTCGAATATAGAAGAATTGACAGCTTTTACAGAAAAGGCTACGGCTTTAATATACAAAGCTAAACAATCCGGACAAGATATTATGAATTTAGAAGCACCTCCGGAAATTTGTgaattaacgaaagaaagtaACGAGATCgcgaaaaaagatagaaagatttataatacattcctttttgatttatgtaaagaaaatatttcggaAGTTTATCAAGCGGAATACGAGAAACCTGGTCCAAGTTGGACAAAACCAAATGTAAAGACAAAGCCAGCTATAAAAATTCCAAAGACCGTAGAAGAGCTTCATGAATATGTTAGTAAGGAAGTAGCGACATTATTTGGATTcaaaacaaaattacaaaGGGAGAATATGGTAATGCGTTGGAGTAGAAAACGTAGAGATAGAGTCGATGAATTATTAGCGAGAGAGGCCCAGGCCGAAGAAGACGAATGGACTAAGTTTCATCACGATGAATTGGCAGTGAAAAATGGACTCACGGTGGCCATATTAGAAACATTGATTATGGAGACTACAAGTGTGGTTAAAGTGGCacatgcaaaaaaaagaaag